The following coding sequences are from one Paenibacillus stellifer window:
- the hisB gene encoding imidazoleglycerol-phosphate dehydratase HisB, which translates to MREPWKSGLRTKGKVEKGVENNGQLTRQAGLARKTNETDIKVSLNVDGTGQLELETDVPFLNHMLDLFTKHGQFDLSVQARGDIDIDDHHTVEDIGICLGQALREALGDKKGIKRYASVFVPMDEALAQVVIDISNRPHFEYRAQYPSQQVGSFSTELVHEFLCKFALEARVTLHVIVHYGFNTHHMIEAVFKALGRALDEATTIDPRVKGVPSTKGVL; encoded by the coding sequence ATGCGAGAGCCGTGGAAATCCGGCTTACGAACGAAGGGAAAGGTGGAGAAGGGCGTGGAGAATAACGGACAGCTCACAAGGCAGGCGGGCCTTGCCCGCAAGACCAACGAGACGGACATCAAAGTATCCCTGAATGTGGACGGAACCGGACAATTGGAGCTGGAGACCGATGTTCCTTTTCTGAATCATATGCTGGATCTGTTCACCAAGCACGGCCAGTTCGACCTGTCCGTTCAGGCGCGCGGCGACATCGATATTGACGACCACCACACGGTGGAGGATATCGGTATCTGTCTCGGCCAGGCGCTGCGCGAGGCGCTCGGCGACAAGAAGGGCATCAAGCGCTACGCAAGCGTCTTTGTGCCGATGGATGAGGCGCTGGCACAGGTCGTGATCGATATCAGCAACCGGCCGCATTTCGAATACCGGGCGCAGTATCCGTCACAGCAGGTGGGCAGCTTCTCGACGGAGCTCGTGCATGAATTTCTGTGCAAATTCGCGCTGGAGGCACGTGTGACGCTGCACGTCATCGTGCATTACGGCTTCAATACGCATCACATGATCGAAGCTGTGTTCAAGGCGCTGGGACGCGCGCTTGACGAGGCGACGACGATCGATCCCCGGGTGAAGGGCGTCCCCTCGACGAAGGGAGTGCTGTAA
- a CDS encoding tetratricopeptide repeat protein, with amino-acid sequence MMEQTSEPHGSMDKVIPVALNANFFFERAVRSLDRFQYEKALKNFRKAIEYEPENAVNHCNMAGILSEMGDYEESNTVLAHVLEKVDPSMTECHFYMANNYANMENFEEAERSLIAYLEEDDRGEFMAESEELMELLHYERGRPVPLHRIRSRKGVVEHDRARMLLERGEFPEALALLEEIIENAPGFQAAHNNLALAYFYMGRFGKAKECIYAVLKQEPGNLHALCNLAIFLQYEGDRETLEGLLRMLEVTVPFHREHVFKLATTMGILGRHRVAYGHFRRLLKDEEVGGDAGLYHYCAAAACNSGLRREAERCWRQAAKLDPDSAVPRFFLNQLLQSSAEGAALPVVGYNYQLPFQEQLKQWKESSGSFAKEVKANPLLRSSFFWALRYGDDSLKQQVTDALSWIGDQELTLALKELLHEPGKEGQQEEAGLARLHKLIGMEAEKEPPGEGKGRLPGV; translated from the coding sequence ATGATGGAACAGACTTCAGAGCCGCACGGATCAATGGATAAAGTGATTCCGGTCGCTCTGAACGCAAATTTTTTCTTTGAACGGGCCGTGCGTTCGCTGGACCGCTTCCAATATGAAAAGGCGCTCAAAAATTTCCGCAAAGCGATTGAGTACGAACCTGAAAATGCGGTTAATCATTGCAATATGGCGGGCATCCTGTCGGAGATGGGAGATTACGAGGAGTCCAACACCGTGCTGGCCCATGTGCTGGAGAAGGTCGACCCTTCGATGACGGAATGCCATTTTTATATGGCGAACAATTACGCCAACATGGAGAACTTCGAGGAGGCCGAGCGTTCGCTGATCGCTTATCTGGAGGAAGACGACAGAGGGGAGTTCATGGCGGAGTCGGAGGAACTGATGGAGCTGCTGCATTACGAGCGCGGCCGCCCCGTTCCGCTGCACCGGATTCGCAGCCGCAAGGGCGTCGTGGAGCATGACCGGGCCCGCATGCTGCTGGAACGGGGCGAATTTCCGGAGGCCTTGGCCCTGCTGGAGGAGATCATCGAGAACGCCCCGGGCTTTCAGGCGGCGCATAATAATTTGGCCTTGGCCTATTTCTATATGGGACGGTTCGGCAAGGCCAAGGAATGTATATACGCGGTGTTGAAGCAGGAGCCCGGCAATCTGCATGCGCTCTGCAATCTGGCGATCTTCCTCCAATATGAAGGAGACCGCGAGACGCTGGAAGGCCTGCTTCGCATGCTGGAGGTTACCGTGCCGTTTCACCGGGAGCATGTGTTCAAGCTGGCGACGACCATGGGCATTCTGGGCCGTCACCGGGTCGCCTACGGTCATTTCCGCCGTCTCCTGAAAGATGAGGAGGTCGGCGGGGATGCCGGGCTCTACCACTACTGCGCAGCCGCGGCTTGCAACAGCGGCCTGCGGCGCGAGGCGGAGCGCTGCTGGCGGCAGGCTGCCAAGCTGGACCCCGACTCAGCGGTTCCCCGCTTCTTTCTCAATCAGCTGCTCCAGTCTTCCGCAGAGGGAGCGGCGCTTCCAGTTGTCGGCTATAACTATCAGCTTCCCTTTCAGGAGCAGCTGAAGCAGTGGAAGGAGAGCAGCGGCAGCTTCGCCAAGGAAGTGAAGGCAAATCCGCTGCTGCGTTCCTCCTTCTTCTGGGCGCTGCGCTACGGCGATGACAGCCTGAAGCAGCAGGTTACCGACGCGCTGAGCTGGATCGGCGATCAGGAGCTGACGCTGGCGCTCAAGGAGCTGCTGCACGAGCCCGGTAAAGAGGGGCAGCAGGAGGAAGCCGGCCTGGCCCGGCTGCACAAGCTGATCGGCATGGAGGCGGAGAAGGAGCCCCCGGGCGAAGGCAAAGGGCGTCTGCCCGGGGTGTAG
- the hisF gene encoding imidazole glycerol phosphate synthase subunit HisF produces the protein MLAKRIIPCLDVKDGRVVKGVNFVNLRDAGDPVELAAIYDREGADELVFLDISASVEGRATMVEVVRRTAGEISIPFTVGGGISSPEDMKRILRAGADKIGINTAAVNNPQLILEGARRFGSQCVVVAVDAKYNESWGEWEVYTHGGRKPAGIRTLEWVKEAERLGAGEILLTSMDADGTKDGFDIKLTSAVSGLIDIPVIASGGAGRIEHFHEVFTEGKADAGLAATIFHYKEIAIGDLKADLKQKGVEIR, from the coding sequence ATGCTGGCTAAACGCATCATTCCCTGTCTGGATGTCAAAGACGGACGGGTAGTAAAAGGCGTGAATTTTGTTAACTTGCGCGACGCCGGCGATCCGGTGGAGCTTGCGGCCATTTATGACCGGGAGGGCGCCGATGAGCTGGTGTTTCTCGACATTTCCGCGTCAGTGGAAGGCCGGGCGACGATGGTCGAGGTTGTGCGCCGGACGGCGGGGGAAATCTCCATCCCGTTCACGGTAGGCGGCGGCATCTCGTCGCCGGAGGACATGAAGCGGATTCTGCGGGCGGGAGCCGACAAGATCGGCATCAACACCGCGGCTGTCAACAATCCGCAGCTGATTCTGGAAGGCGCGCGGCGCTTCGGCTCCCAGTGCGTTGTCGTGGCGGTTGATGCCAAGTACAATGAGAGCTGGGGCGAGTGGGAGGTCTATACCCACGGCGGACGCAAGCCAGCCGGGATTCGGACGCTGGAATGGGTCAAGGAAGCCGAGCGGCTGGGAGCCGGTGAAATTCTGCTTACCAGCATGGATGCCGACGGTACGAAGGACGGCTTCGACATCAAGCTGACCTCTGCGGTCAGCGGCCTGATCGATATTCCCGTGATCGCTTCCGGCGGCGCGGGGCGGATAGAACATTTCCATGAAGTGTTCACCGAAGGGAAGGCGGATGCCGGACTTGCCGCAACGATTTTTCACTATAAGGAAATTGCGATCGGCGATTTGAAGGCCGACTTAAAACAAAAGGGTGTGGAAATTCGATGA
- the hisH gene encoding imidazole glycerol phosphate synthase subunit HisH yields MSVVAIVDYGIGNLHSVSKAIERLGHTPLITGKAGEILAADRVILPGVGAFGDAMDHLRQSGMDKVVKEVAAEGRQPLLGICLGMQLLFTRGEEYGVHEGLDLLPGNVVRFEAREGYKVPHMGWNRLEFLQPEHPLLKGLEAGHVYFVHSYHALVERREDLLAVTEYGHPVTAVVGRGNVMGMQFHPEKSGELGRKLLQNFLEL; encoded by the coding sequence ATGAGCGTGGTGGCTATCGTCGATTACGGGATCGGCAATCTGCACAGCGTCAGCAAAGCGATTGAGCGTCTGGGCCATACGCCGCTGATCACAGGCAAGGCTGGGGAGATTCTGGCCGCAGACCGGGTGATTCTTCCAGGCGTCGGCGCCTTTGGCGACGCGATGGATCATCTGCGGCAGAGCGGCATGGATAAGGTGGTCAAGGAGGTGGCGGCCGAAGGGCGCCAGCCGCTCCTCGGCATCTGCCTTGGCATGCAGCTGCTGTTCACACGCGGTGAGGAATACGGCGTGCATGAAGGTCTGGACCTGCTTCCGGGAAATGTCGTCCGGTTTGAGGCCCGGGAAGGCTATAAGGTGCCGCATATGGGCTGGAACCGGCTGGAGTTCCTTCAGCCGGAGCATCCGCTTCTGAAAGGACTGGAAGCCGGCCACGTCTACTTCGTGCACTCCTACCACGCGCTGGTGGAGCGCAGGGAGGATCTGCTGGCGGTGACCGAGTACGGCCATCCGGTGACGGCGGTTGTCGGCCGGGGGAATGTGATGGGGATGCAGTTCCATCCGGAGAAGAGCGGAGAGCTCGGCAGGAAGCTGCTGCAGAATTTCCTGGAGCTTTGA
- the trxB gene encoding thioredoxin-disulfide reductase: MYKAIVIGTGPAGLTAAIYLARANLNPLVIEGLQPGGQLTTTTEIENFPGFPEGILGPDLMDNMRKQAERFGAEFKSSWVDSVDFSQRPFKVKVDGLGDLEAETVIISTGASARYLGIPGEQDNVGRGVSTCATCDGFFFRGKKIIVIGGGDSAMEEASFLTRFASNVTLVHRREELRASKIMQDRAKENAKISWALNRTPLKVVTGETGLKGLLVRNNESGAEELIEADGVFVAIGHTPNTAFLGGQITTDENGYIMVRPGTTETNIPGVFACGDVQDTRYRQAISAAGTGCMAAMDAEKYLEGVMVHDWSETLDK, encoded by the coding sequence ATGTATAAAGCGATTGTAATCGGAACCGGTCCTGCCGGTCTCACTGCCGCCATCTATTTGGCGCGCGCGAACTTGAACCCGCTGGTTATTGAGGGCTTGCAGCCAGGCGGACAGCTGACGACCACGACGGAAATCGAGAACTTCCCGGGCTTCCCGGAAGGCATTCTCGGCCCGGATCTGATGGACAATATGCGCAAGCAGGCTGAACGCTTCGGCGCCGAATTCAAGAGCAGCTGGGTCGATTCCGTCGACTTCTCGCAGCGGCCCTTCAAGGTTAAGGTAGACGGGCTCGGCGATCTGGAAGCCGAGACTGTCATCATCTCCACCGGCGCTTCCGCCAGGTATCTCGGCATCCCGGGAGAGCAGGATAACGTCGGACGCGGTGTCAGCACCTGTGCGACCTGCGACGGCTTCTTCTTCCGCGGCAAGAAGATTATCGTCATCGGCGGCGGCGACTCCGCAATGGAGGAAGCGAGCTTCCTGACGCGGTTCGCGAGCAATGTGACGCTGGTTCACCGCCGGGAGGAGCTGCGCGCCTCGAAGATTATGCAGGACCGCGCGAAGGAGAACGCCAAAATCTCCTGGGCGCTTAACCGTACACCGCTGAAAGTCGTAACAGGCGAGACCGGCCTCAAAGGCCTGCTCGTCCGCAACAACGAGAGCGGAGCCGAAGAGCTGATCGAGGCCGACGGCGTGTTCGTGGCGATCGGCCATACGCCGAATACGGCATTCCTCGGAGGTCAGATCACAACCGACGAGAACGGTTATATCATGGTTCGTCCCGGAACGACGGAGACGAACATTCCCGGCGTCTTTGCCTGCGGCGACGTGCAGGATACCCGTTACCGCCAGGCGATCTCGGCGGCGGGAACCGGATGCATGGCGGCCATGGATGCCGAGAAGTATCTAGAAGGCGTCATGGTGCATGACTGGAGCGAAACGCTGGATAAATAA
- the hisD gene encoding histidinol dehydrogenase encodes MKVQSSRDFKLQREVDYGTPEQNKAVKEIVAAIKQEGDAALFRYTEKFDGVRLSENNIRVTQEELQGAYAEVEDSFVSAIRAAADNIRAFHARQKRNSWMDLQPDGTILGQVIRPLQRVGVYVPGGKASYPSSVLMNVIPAQIAGVPEIVMVTPPATGGKAGIDPYILVAAAEAGVNEIYRVGGAQAVAALAFGTDSIAPVDKICGPGNIYVALAKREVYGAVDIDSIAGPSEIVVLADDSAEPSYIAADLLSQAEHDEMASAILVTPSQTLADAVSAEVEKQLRALPREAIARASVENYGAIIVVENLEEGISVVNRLAPEHLEIVAQDPMGLAGAIQNAGAIFLGPYSSEPVGDYFAGPNHIIPTNGTARFSSPVDVDDFIKKSSLIYYSKEALLRDGGTIMELARREGLEAHARAVEIRLTNEGKGGEGRGE; translated from the coding sequence GTGAAGGTGCAATCCAGCAGGGATTTCAAGCTGCAGCGGGAAGTGGACTACGGAACGCCGGAGCAGAACAAGGCCGTGAAAGAGATCGTGGCCGCCATCAAACAGGAGGGCGATGCCGCCCTGTTCCGGTACACGGAGAAATTTGACGGCGTCCGGCTTAGCGAGAACAATATTCGGGTCACGCAAGAGGAGCTCCAGGGGGCCTATGCCGAAGTGGAGGACTCGTTCGTCTCGGCGATCCGGGCGGCAGCGGACAATATCCGCGCCTTCCATGCCAGACAGAAGCGGAATTCCTGGATGGATCTGCAGCCGGACGGCACGATTCTCGGCCAGGTAATCCGGCCGCTGCAGCGGGTCGGCGTCTATGTACCCGGCGGGAAGGCATCCTACCCCTCTTCCGTCCTCATGAACGTTATCCCTGCACAGATCGCCGGCGTGCCGGAGATCGTAATGGTAACGCCGCCGGCTACGGGCGGCAAGGCAGGCATCGACCCGTACATTCTGGTGGCCGCCGCCGAAGCGGGCGTGAACGAGATTTACCGGGTCGGAGGGGCCCAGGCCGTTGCCGCGCTGGCTTTCGGTACGGACTCAATCGCCCCGGTCGACAAGATCTGCGGACCGGGGAATATCTACGTCGCGCTGGCTAAGCGCGAGGTGTACGGCGCCGTCGATATCGACAGCATCGCCGGTCCGAGCGAGATCGTCGTGCTGGCGGATGACAGCGCGGAGCCGTCCTACATCGCCGCGGACCTCTTGTCGCAGGCGGAGCACGACGAGATGGCGTCGGCGATTCTCGTGACGCCTTCGCAGACGCTGGCGGACGCGGTATCCGCCGAAGTCGAGAAGCAGCTTCGAGCGCTACCCCGCGAAGCCATCGCCCGCGCCTCCGTTGAGAACTACGGCGCCATTATCGTCGTGGAGAATCTGGAAGAGGGGATTTCCGTGGTCAACCGGCTGGCGCCGGAGCATCTGGAAATCGTCGCCCAGGACCCGATGGGGCTGGCCGGAGCGATCCAGAACGCCGGTGCAATTTTCCTTGGGCCGTACAGCTCGGAGCCGGTGGGAGATTATTTTGCCGGACCGAATCACATCATACCGACGAATGGCACGGCGCGGTTCTCTTCGCCGGTTGACGTCGACGATTTCATCAAGAAATCGAGTCTGATCTATTACAGCAAGGAAGCGCTCCTGCGCGACGGCGGCACCATTATGGAGCTGGCCCGCCGCGAGGGGCTGGAAGCACATGCGAGAGCCGTGGAAATCCGGCTTACGAACGAAGGGAAAGGTGGAGAAGGGCGTGGAGAATAA
- the hisA gene encoding 1-(5-phosphoribosyl)-5-[(5-phosphoribosylamino)methylideneamino]imidazole-4-carboxamide isomerase → MSSFIVYPAIDIRNGKCVRLLQGDYNQETVYGDSPLDMAKSWESQGGEFIHLVDLDGAKAGHPVNVELIGSIAKGVQVPVQVGGGLRTLEDVEQLLSLGVGRVIIGTAAINDRAFTESVLAKYGSKVAIGIDARDGYVATHGWLNTSEVLATELAKELASKGAETFIYTDISRDGMMQGPNIEGILAMAQASGKTVIASGGVTSQDDLVRLRAHSDSGIGGAIVGKALYTGNIKLPEALAALK, encoded by the coding sequence ATGTCTTCTTTTATCGTATATCCGGCGATTGATATCCGGAACGGCAAATGCGTCCGGCTGTTGCAGGGCGATTATAATCAGGAAACGGTCTACGGCGACAGTCCGCTGGATATGGCCAAATCATGGGAGTCGCAGGGCGGGGAGTTCATCCACCTTGTCGATCTGGACGGCGCCAAGGCTGGCCATCCCGTCAACGTCGAGCTGATTGGCTCCATCGCGAAGGGCGTTCAGGTGCCTGTTCAGGTCGGCGGCGGTCTGCGGACGCTGGAGGATGTGGAACAGTTGCTGTCGCTCGGCGTTGGCCGCGTCATTATCGGCACCGCCGCGATCAACGACCGGGCCTTTACGGAGAGCGTGCTGGCCAAGTACGGCTCCAAGGTGGCCATCGGCATTGACGCACGCGATGGCTATGTCGCCACGCATGGCTGGCTGAATACCTCCGAGGTGCTTGCCACCGAACTGGCCAAGGAGCTGGCGTCCAAGGGCGCCGAGACGTTTATCTATACCGATATTTCCCGTGACGGCATGATGCAGGGGCCGAACATCGAAGGCATCCTCGCGATGGCGCAGGCGAGCGGCAAGACCGTTATCGCCTCCGGCGGCGTGACCAGCCAGGATGATCTGGTACGTCTGCGTGCGCACAGTGACAGCGGCATTGGCGGCGCGATCGTCGGCAAGGCGCTGTATACCGGCAATATCAAGCTGCCCGAGGCGCTGGCGGCTTTGAAGTAA
- the hisG gene encoding ATP phosphoribosyltransferase: MAQILKVAMPKGRIYNKAAELFRSAGLPIPPEGEASRKLVIPLPEAGMEFILAKPVDVPTYVEYGAADIGIVGKDVLLEEDRDVYELLDLGIARCRMSIIGLPNWEPGIHQRVATKYPNVASRYFREQGQQVEVIKLNGSIELAPLIGLAERIVDMVETGQTLRENGLVEQLSIFEITSRLVANRVSYRMKNTEIQQLCDRLQAVIAQPSL; encoded by the coding sequence ATGGCGCAGATATTGAAGGTGGCTATGCCGAAGGGCCGCATATACAACAAGGCGGCGGAGCTGTTCCGCTCCGCGGGACTGCCGATCCCGCCGGAAGGCGAGGCTTCGCGGAAGCTGGTTATTCCGCTTCCGGAAGCGGGAATGGAGTTTATTCTGGCGAAGCCGGTGGATGTGCCGACTTACGTCGAATACGGCGCGGCTGATATCGGCATTGTCGGCAAGGACGTACTGCTGGAGGAAGATCGCGACGTGTATGAACTGCTGGATCTCGGCATCGCGCGCTGCCGGATGTCGATCATCGGTCTCCCCAACTGGGAGCCGGGCATTCATCAGCGGGTTGCGACGAAGTATCCGAACGTCGCCTCCCGGTATTTCCGGGAGCAGGGCCAGCAGGTCGAGGTGATCAAGCTGAACGGCTCCATCGAGCTGGCTCCGCTGATCGGCCTGGCCGAGCGGATCGTCGATATGGTGGAGACGGGGCAGACGCTGCGGGAGAACGGGCTTGTGGAGCAGCTGAGCATTTTTGAAATCACCAGCCGGCTTGTGGCGAACCGGGTTAGCTACCGGATGAAGAATACGGAGATTCAGCAGCTGTGCGACCGGCTTCAGGCTGTGATCGCCCAGCCGAGCCTGTAG
- the hisJ gene encoding histidinol-phosphatase HisJ: protein MQIDYHTHHERCGHAVGKLEDYVRRGIELGLDHLGLSDHLPLIHVDPASYYPEMAMPLEELPRYVEECLELKERYRGVIEIRVGLEADYIEGYEDRIRELLAPYPWDYLIGSVHFLGEWDITDFRQVHGWEGQDALEVYRRYYRAVRQAASSGLYDIIGHMDVIKRFGYGPDTAEGRAEVRELERSALEAIAEAGIAMELNASGLTKPCAEMFPAPHVLAQALTLGIPLTLGSDAHDPAKLGEGLGEARRLLRDTGFRELAVFEGRRRMSVPLTE, encoded by the coding sequence ATGCAGATCGACTATCATACCCATCACGAGCGCTGCGGACATGCCGTCGGCAAGCTGGAAGACTATGTGCGCCGCGGGATCGAGCTTGGGCTGGATCATCTGGGGCTGTCCGATCATCTGCCGCTAATTCATGTGGACCCGGCCTCCTATTATCCGGAGATGGCGATGCCGCTTGAGGAGCTTCCCCGTTATGTGGAAGAATGCCTGGAGCTCAAGGAACGCTACCGGGGCGTGATCGAGATCCGTGTCGGGCTTGAAGCCGATTATATCGAAGGCTACGAGGATCGCATCCGCGAGCTGTTGGCGCCTTACCCCTGGGATTACCTGATTGGCTCGGTGCATTTCCTCGGTGAGTGGGATATTACCGACTTCCGCCAGGTTCACGGCTGGGAGGGCCAGGATGCCCTTGAAGTCTACCGGCGCTATTACCGTGCGGTGAGACAAGCGGCTTCCTCGGGGCTGTACGATATTATCGGCCACATGGATGTAATCAAGCGCTTCGGCTACGGACCGGACACCGCCGAGGGGCGGGCCGAGGTCCGCGAGCTGGAGCGGAGCGCGCTTGAAGCCATTGCCGAAGCGGGCATCGCCATGGAGCTGAACGCCTCGGGTCTCACCAAGCCGTGCGCGGAAATGTTCCCGGCGCCCCATGTGCTGGCGCAGGCGCTTACGCTGGGCATCCCGCTTACGCTGGGCTCTGACGCGCATGATCCGGCGAAGCTGGGGGAAGGCCTTGGCGAAGCACGCAGGCTTCTGCGGGACACGGGATTCCGTGAGCTTGCAGTATTTGAAGGCCGGCGCCGCATGAGCGTCCCTTTGACGGAATAA
- a CDS encoding ribose-phosphate diphosphokinase, giving the protein MQHHSLRIFSGSSNPKLASDVAARLGVELGRIKLTRFKSGEIYVHYEESIRNCDVFLLQSLSHPINELFVELLVMIDAAKRASARTVNIIIPYYGYARQERKSAPREPISAKMVADVLTTAGATRVLTIDLHAAAIQGFFNIPVDHLTALDLISGYLKTKQLEDVVVVSPDAGRASMAEKLASRLDSPFAIMIKKRPAHNESVITHVIGDVEGRTPVIIEDLIDTGTTIVNVVEGLKERGARNSIVCATHGLFSGPALDRLENPGIEEVVVTDSIALPEGHSSRFTVLSVAPMLARATRIIIEGGSIDKLLEDAGI; this is encoded by the coding sequence ATGCAGCACCATTCTTTGCGTATTTTCTCGGGTTCATCGAACCCGAAGCTGGCGTCGGACGTGGCTGCCCGGCTCGGCGTGGAATTGGGCAGGATCAAGCTGACCCGTTTCAAGAGCGGTGAAATTTACGTGCATTATGAGGAAAGCATCCGAAATTGCGACGTCTTTCTGCTGCAATCCCTCTCCCATCCGATCAATGAGCTGTTCGTGGAGCTGCTGGTTATGATCGACGCGGCCAAACGGGCATCGGCCCGGACGGTCAACATCATCATTCCGTACTATGGCTATGCGCGTCAGGAACGCAAATCGGCGCCGCGCGAGCCGATCTCCGCGAAGATGGTCGCCGACGTGCTGACAACCGCCGGAGCGACGCGCGTGCTTACGATCGACCTGCACGCGGCGGCAATCCAGGGATTCTTCAACATCCCCGTCGATCATCTGACCGCGCTCGATCTGATCAGCGGCTATCTGAAGACGAAGCAGCTGGAGGATGTGGTGGTCGTATCCCCCGACGCCGGCCGGGCCTCCATGGCCGAGAAGCTGGCAAGCCGCCTGGACTCGCCATTCGCAATCATGATCAAGAAACGTCCGGCCCATAATGAATCGGTTATTACTCATGTTATCGGCGACGTGGAAGGTCGGACCCCGGTCATCATCGAGGATCTGATTGATACCGGAACCACCATCGTCAATGTGGTGGAAGGGCTGAAGGAGAGAGGCGCGAGAAACAGCATCGTCTGCGCCACGCACGGCCTGTTCTCGGGCCCGGCGCTCGACCGGCTGGAGAATCCCGGTATCGAGGAAGTGGTTGTTACCGATTCTATCGCGCTGCCGGAGGGCCATTCGAGCCGCTTCACGGTTCTATCGGTCGCGCCCATGCTGGCGCGGGCCACGCGGATTATCATCGAAGGCGGCTCTATCGATAAGCTGCTCGAAGACGCGGGAATCTGA
- the hisIE gene encoding bifunctional phosphoribosyl-AMP cyclohydrolase/phosphoribosyl-ATP diphosphatase HisIE, whose amino-acid sequence MSQIQNDAAQIIEQLNWNEAGLLPAIVQDDKTQEVLMMAYMNRESLKLSLESGETWFWSRSRGELWHKGGTSGNTQAISSIHYDCDADTLLVKVKPEGPACHTGEVSCFYRELPLGGQTAAGKPGADAEAGAAADSGRFAVLAELERIIAEREAERPEGAYTTYLFNKGVDKILKKVGEETAETIIAAKNKDNAELRLEVSDLIYHLLVLLQERKLPLDEIMAELSARHERPRRD is encoded by the coding sequence ATGAGCCAAATTCAAAACGATGCAGCACAGATTATCGAACAATTAAACTGGAACGAAGCCGGTCTGCTGCCGGCGATTGTACAGGACGACAAGACGCAAGAAGTGCTGATGATGGCCTACATGAACCGGGAGTCGCTGAAGCTCTCGCTCGAGAGCGGAGAGACGTGGTTCTGGAGCCGTTCGCGCGGCGAACTGTGGCATAAAGGCGGAACCTCGGGCAACACGCAGGCGATTTCATCGATCCATTATGACTGCGACGCCGATACTCTGCTGGTAAAAGTGAAGCCGGAAGGTCCGGCATGCCATACGGGAGAGGTATCCTGCTTCTACCGTGAGCTTCCGCTGGGCGGCCAGACTGCTGCCGGCAAGCCGGGGGCTGACGCTGAGGCCGGAGCTGCCGCAGACAGCGGACGTTTTGCCGTGCTGGCGGAGCTGGAGCGTATTATTGCTGAACGGGAAGCGGAACGCCCTGAGGGCGCCTATACGACGTATCTGTTCAACAAAGGCGTCGATAAGATCCTGAAGAAGGTCGGCGAGGAAACGGCCGAGACGATTATTGCCGCGAAGAATAAGGACAACGCGGAGCTGCGCCTTGAGGTTAGCGATTTGATCTACCATCTGCTGGTTCTGCTGCAGGAGCGCAAGCTCCCGCTCGACGAGATTATGGCCGAGCTGAGCGCGCGCCACGAGCGTCCCCGCCGCGACTAG